The Pseudarthrobacter sp. NS4 genome includes a window with the following:
- a CDS encoding ABC transporter substrate-binding protein, giving the protein MKQVFRPAAYIRPALALSICALLPATACSGVTGNARLEAVEASGDGILRVGLVLDNTGDSSFLNAPQLAAARLAIKEINDAGGHKGRPLELLPVEAELDATSQAQALVVAEADVVIGPTDSSHAAGVIDILSRARTPLISPANTAAGLTGIESGGYYFRTAAADVAQAPVLVKLAKDAGAATISVLYQEGSYGNDVSDAVSQAAKQAGLDVAVTEEFKPGEAGEAAGAAGDAGSDAVILIARDGAHGALAELNNAGITGARIILSDGAFARYGSKLGSKALEGARAIVPGQLPSAGFQERLLAVDGKLKDVSFAAETYDAISLAALAAAKAQDDAGRSIAANLISVSGGTAGASAETPAAACPSYKECVTSLAAGTDINYDGESGPIAFDTNGDITTANFTVFTYAADNIPAATGRETAGRAAD; this is encoded by the coding sequence GTGAAGCAAGTGTTCCGCCCAGCCGCGTACATCCGTCCGGCGCTTGCCCTCTCCATCTGCGCGCTCCTGCCGGCAACGGCCTGCTCCGGCGTTACCGGCAATGCGCGCCTGGAAGCAGTGGAAGCATCCGGCGACGGCATCCTGCGGGTGGGGCTGGTCCTGGACAACACCGGTGACAGCAGTTTCCTGAATGCTCCCCAGCTGGCCGCGGCCCGGCTCGCCATCAAGGAGATCAACGATGCGGGTGGCCACAAGGGCAGGCCGCTGGAACTTCTTCCCGTCGAAGCGGAGCTGGACGCGACGTCCCAGGCGCAAGCCCTTGTGGTGGCCGAAGCGGACGTTGTTATCGGTCCCACCGATTCCAGCCATGCCGCCGGCGTCATCGACATACTCTCCAGGGCGCGCACGCCGCTGATCTCCCCCGCCAACACCGCCGCGGGGCTCACCGGTATCGAATCGGGCGGCTACTACTTCCGGACCGCCGCCGCGGACGTCGCCCAGGCTCCCGTGCTGGTCAAACTCGCCAAGGACGCCGGTGCCGCCACCATCTCGGTGCTGTACCAGGAAGGCTCCTACGGAAATGACGTCTCGGACGCTGTTTCCCAGGCAGCCAAACAGGCCGGACTGGACGTGGCCGTGACGGAGGAGTTCAAGCCGGGGGAGGCGGGAGAAGCCGCAGGCGCGGCAGGGGACGCCGGCTCCGACGCGGTGATCCTGATAGCCCGCGATGGGGCCCACGGTGCGCTCGCTGAGCTGAACAACGCCGGCATCACCGGTGCGCGCATCATCCTCAGTGATGGCGCATTCGCCCGGTACGGGTCAAAACTGGGTTCCAAGGCGCTCGAGGGCGCCCGCGCGATTGTCCCCGGACAGCTTCCTTCCGCCGGTTTCCAGGAGCGGCTGCTGGCCGTCGACGGAAAACTGAAGGACGTATCATTCGCTGCGGAGACCTACGACGCCATCTCGCTGGCCGCCCTGGCGGCAGCCAAGGCACAGGATGATGCGGGGCGCTCCATCGCGGCGAACCTGATCAGCGTGTCCGGTGGGACTGCGGGTGCTTCGGCGGAGACGCCGGCTGCCGCGTGCCCCTCCTACAAAGAGTGCGTAACCAGCCTGGCGGCGGGCACAGACATAAATTACGACGGCGAGTCCGGCCCCATCGCGTTTGACACCAATGGTGACATCACCACAGCGAACTTCACGGTGTTCACCTACGCGGCGGACAACATTCCAGCGGCCACCGGCCGGGAAACAGCAGGCCGCGCCGCGGACTGA